From the Priestia aryabhattai genome, one window contains:
- a CDS encoding YwqH-like family protein, with protein sequence MNEMFVAHLYTQVKQAHEDIQELMASKNTLTEVKGELERAKGKVKEPELTSATWSGSLAVGFEDIRTAMLDEYDDLLTRQLTDAITTIEAKITALQSDIQGMERAIKMQEDEAKDKV encoded by the coding sequence ATGAATGAGATGTTTGTTGCTCATCTGTATACCCAAGTGAAGCAGGCACATGAAGATATCCAGGAGCTTATGGCAAGTAAAAATACATTAACGGAAGTCAAAGGAGAGCTTGAACGTGCAAAGGGAAAGGTAAAAGAACCAGAGCTCACTTCCGCCACTTGGTCAGGCAGCCTTGCTGTTGGGTTTGAAGACATCCGTACGGCTATGTTAGACGAATACGATGATTTGCTGACCCGTCAGCTGACGGATGCCATTACGACAATTGAAGCAAAAATCACGGCGCTTCAATCAGATATACAAGGGATGGAACGTGCCATTAAAATGCAAGAAGACGAAGCAAAAGATAAGGTGTGA
- a CDS encoding DUF5344 family protein, with translation MADEIKVIDGEINRTLGDLSAAAQQFQALFPFHIGSGQELAVLDELNQLNQQLQTLIMDYKQTLLDDLNATKKSVQSMKEADEKAANAAK, from the coding sequence ATGGCAGATGAAATTAAAGTAATAGATGGTGAAATTAATAGAACGCTTGGTGACCTAAGCGCTGCTGCGCAGCAGTTTCAGGCCCTTTTTCCGTTTCACATAGGAAGCGGACAAGAACTAGCGGTGCTCGATGAATTAAATCAGCTTAATCAGCAGCTTCAAACGTTAATTATGGACTACAAGCAAACGCTCCTCGATGATCTTAACGCTACCAAAAAATCCGTGCAGTCCATGAAAGAAGCAGATGAAAAAGCTGCAAACGCCGCTAAATAA
- a CDS encoding LXG domain-containing protein: MKTLDVDAFHENIQAILDSIKSQKEQIQGLISQVQAFSSLDDAFKGKGGEAIRSFYETGHASFLTLYHSLLTSYEARLTQITHALRSFEPSEDGYITQPFLQDTIPAHLNQTRNTIVSLVDQANAAIQKVSHIASVSALNDQGFLSEVEQAKNKADKTMNDLVSFDEQQTQSLSAIQDQLTSLNSLLSKVKAGFQNGSIQPGNVSELSALAKKALNDSGGVSVFETGIQTTLTIKEKQEKVIKEVGLEKLI; encoded by the coding sequence TTGAAAACACTTGATGTCGATGCTTTTCACGAAAATATTCAAGCTATCTTGGACTCTATTAAAAGTCAAAAAGAACAAATTCAGGGCCTGATTTCACAGGTGCAGGCATTTTCAAGCTTAGATGATGCGTTTAAAGGAAAAGGAGGAGAAGCGATTCGGTCTTTTTATGAAACGGGACATGCTTCTTTTTTAACGCTGTATCATTCATTACTCACTTCCTATGAAGCTCGACTAACTCAAATCACACATGCGCTGCGCTCCTTTGAACCGAGCGAAGACGGCTACATCACGCAGCCGTTTCTACAAGATACTATTCCTGCGCATTTAAATCAAACGAGAAATACAATCGTTTCGCTTGTCGATCAAGCGAATGCAGCGATCCAAAAAGTAAGTCACATTGCTTCTGTCTCAGCACTTAACGATCAAGGTTTCCTATCAGAAGTAGAACAAGCTAAAAACAAAGCGGACAAAACGATGAACGATTTAGTTAGTTTTGACGAACAGCAAACGCAGAGCCTTTCAGCCATTCAAGATCAGCTGACGTCTTTAAATTCGCTGCTTTCTAAAGTGAAAGCTGGGTTTCAAAATGGTTCCATTCAGCCAGGTAATGTAAGTGAGCTGAGCGCTTTGGCGAAAAAAGCGCTGAATGATTCAGGAGGCGTCTCGGTTTTTGAAACAGGTATTCAAACAACCTTGACAATAAAAGAAAAGCAAGAGAAAGTGATAAAGGAAGTAGGTCTTGAAAAACTAATTTAA
- a CDS encoding HNH endonuclease, whose amino-acid sequence MKFTEEQLSTKPPYSRDPEKWQKKGGKIEIGEEGIWTYIDWDIPPNQVSYPGGFPDFKSAGLVRQEVPIGEFNRYDIDFAKADELAPNGPKLDENTWHHHQDLTTMQEVNKEMHRRFRHMGGMSLARKLKD is encoded by the coding sequence GTGAAGTTTACAGAGGAACAATTATCTACTAAACCCCCATATTCTAGAGATCCTGAAAAATGGCAGAAAAAAGGTGGAAAAATCGAAATTGGCGAGGAAGGAATATGGACTTATATTGATTGGGATATTCCTCCAAATCAAGTTTCTTATCCTGGAGGTTTTCCGGACTTTAAATCTGCTGGGTTGGTAAGACAAGAAGTTCCCATAGGTGAATTTAATAGATATGACATTGATTTTGCTAAGGCTGATGAATTAGCTCCAAATGGACCGAAATTAGATGAAAACACGTGGCACCATCATCAAGATTTAACAACAATGCAAGAAGTTAATAAAGAGATGCACAGAAGATTTCGACATATGGGTGGAATGTCATTAGCTAGGAAGTTAAAAGATTAA
- a CDS encoding SMI1/KNR4 family protein — translation MNLNAFGKATEESIEELEEFLGFLLPEDYKKFLSEYNGGTSKVRYSKFFVEELNQEIPLDVLYGIGVKRTFDLSECYEEFEEDMLPNSLIIGDDPGSGLIVLITDTENHGVYYWDHSFYFPQSNEEENTYKIADSFKGFINGLKNP, via the coding sequence ATGAATTTAAATGCTTTTGGTAAAGCAACTGAAGAATCGATTGAAGAATTAGAAGAGTTTTTAGGATTTTTACTTCCGGAAGATTATAAAAAATTTTTAAGTGAATATAATGGGGGGACTTCGAAAGTTAGGTATAGTAAATTTTTTGTTGAAGAATTAAATCAGGAAATCCCTTTAGATGTCTTGTATGGTATAGGTGTAAAAAGAACTTTTGACTTAAGTGAATGCTATGAAGAGTTTGAAGAAGATATGTTACCGAATAGTTTAATAATAGGAGATGATCCAGGTTCAGGATTAATTGTACTTATTACAGATACTGAAAACCATGGTGTATATTATTGGGATCACTCTTTTTATTTTCCACAGTCTAATGAAGAAGAAAATACATATAAAATAGCTGATAGCTTTAAGGGTTTTATTAATGGATTAAAGAATCCTTAG
- a CDS encoding EndoU domain-containing protein — MYEPFQKQIIPLLDAEIPTLRPQLSGIGEALPRQTFGEVLHRLTTYKMGSVSKGQSKALEKVEGSGSKANVEGINDQDAVVKSEGKYNTGTMKHIYHGEINRRGKAVGYHHESMMGGKIIPGTEKEPDKNGVYEAKVEIDGKRKVAKSSFFPKEWNRVDVLRAIDDAYQNKKQIGSNKYIAETSSGIKIEMFLNKDGSIATAYPLYNK, encoded by the coding sequence GTGTATGAACCGTTTCAAAAGCAGATCATACCTTTACTAGATGCGGAGATACCGACTTTACGTCCTCAACTGTCAGGAATAGGAGAGGCGTTACCTCGACAGACCTTTGGTGAAGTGTTACATAGGTTAACGACGTATAAGATGGGGAGTGTTTCAAAAGGTCAGTCTAAAGCGTTGGAGAAAGTGGAAGGGTCAGGTAGTAAGGCGAATGTTGAGGGGATAAATGATCAGGATGCGGTGGTTAAGAGTGAAGGTAAATATAATACAGGAACGATGAAACATATTTATCATGGTGAAATTAATAGGCGCGGAAAAGCGGTTGGATATCATCATGAAAGTATGATGGGTGGAAAGATTATTCCTGGAACCGAGAAAGAACCTGATAAAAACGGGGTTTATGAAGCCAAAGTCGAAATTGATGGGAAGAGAAAAGTAGCCAAATCAAGTTTCTTTCCAAAGGAATGGAATCGTGTTGATGTGTTAAGGGCTATTGATGATGCCTATCAAAATAAAAAACAGATTGGTTCTAATAAGTATATAGCTGAGACTTCATCAGGAATTAAGATAGAAATGTTCTTGAATAAGGACGGCTCAATAGCTACAGCCTATCCATTATATAATAAATAG
- a CDS encoding tRNA-Val4 — MKYSYEFKKDPLGITRLKLSEELSVFSDVFEDISTEEEADEYIGYIKKVLEGGYEDFEITLNATSVCIKKNVTIAEHHYRIDEPFESTMETEEFLELMSVWKERIAEVFED; from the coding sequence ATGAAATATTCATATGAATTTAAAAAAGATCCATTAGGTATAACTAGATTAAAACTATCTGAAGAATTAAGTGTATTCTCGGATGTTTTCGAGGATATTTCAACAGAAGAAGAAGCGGATGAATATATCGGATACATTAAGAAAGTTTTAGAAGGAGGGTATGAAGACTTTGAAATCACGTTGAATGCCACGAGTGTATGTATAAAGAAAAACGTGACAATAGCTGAGCATCATTATCGAATTGATGAACCTTTCGAGAGTACAATGGAAACTGAGGAATTTTTGGAGTTGATGTCAGTATGGAAAGAGAGAATAGCAGAGGTATTCGAGGATTGA
- the mqo gene encoding malate dehydrogenase (quinone): MSNVQKKTDVILIGAGVMSATLGSLLKELAPEWDIKVFEKLADAGEESSNEWNNAGTGHSALCELNYTSEKADGSIDITKAIRINEQFQLSRQFWSYLVSSKLIRNPQDFIMPIPHMSLVQGEKNVSFLKKRFEALSNNPLFQGMEYSDSPEKLKEWIPLIMKGRTSKEPIAATKIDSGTDVNFGALTRMLFDHLKNKGVNVHYKRSVKDIKRKDGMWEVKVADVDSGKVEYHTAKFIFIGGGGGSLPLLQKTGIPESKHIGGFPVSGLFMVCNNPEVIAQHHGKVYGKAKVGAPPMSVPHLDTRYIDNKKTLLFGPFAGFSPKFLKTGSNLDLISSVKPNNILTMLAAGVKEMALTKYLIQQVLLSNEKRVEELREFIPNAKSEDWDIVVAGQRVQVIKDTEAGGKGTLQFGTEVVSAADGSVAALLGASPGASTAVHVMLEVLEKCFPQNMNKWEPKIKEMIPSYGMSLVDHPDFFNEIHASTSQTLGLIKKESVYS, encoded by the coding sequence ATGAGCAACGTACAGAAAAAAACAGACGTTATCTTAATTGGTGCCGGAGTCATGAGCGCAACTTTGGGATCATTACTCAAAGAGTTAGCACCTGAATGGGACATTAAAGTATTTGAAAAACTCGCAGACGCAGGGGAAGAAAGCTCGAACGAATGGAATAATGCAGGGACGGGCCATTCTGCGCTGTGCGAACTAAACTATACATCAGAAAAAGCTGATGGATCTATAGATATAACGAAAGCGATACGAATTAACGAGCAGTTTCAGCTTTCAAGACAGTTTTGGTCTTATCTTGTAAGCAGTAAGTTGATTCGCAATCCGCAAGATTTTATCATGCCAATTCCGCATATGAGTTTGGTACAAGGGGAAAAAAATGTATCGTTTCTGAAAAAGCGTTTTGAAGCGCTATCAAACAATCCGTTGTTTCAAGGAATGGAGTATTCCGATAGTCCTGAAAAACTAAAAGAATGGATTCCGTTAATCATGAAGGGGCGTACGTCAAAAGAACCGATTGCAGCAACTAAAATTGATTCGGGAACAGACGTAAACTTCGGCGCTTTAACACGCATGTTGTTTGACCACCTGAAGAATAAAGGCGTTAATGTGCACTACAAACGAAGTGTAAAAGATATCAAACGCAAGGACGGTATGTGGGAAGTAAAAGTCGCCGATGTAGACAGCGGCAAAGTTGAATACCACACGGCAAAGTTCATCTTTATCGGAGGCGGAGGCGGAAGCTTGCCTTTACTTCAAAAAACAGGTATTCCTGAATCCAAGCATATTGGAGGATTCCCGGTAAGCGGATTATTTATGGTATGCAATAACCCTGAAGTGATTGCGCAGCATCACGGGAAAGTATACGGAAAAGCCAAAGTCGGAGCTCCGCCAATGTCGGTTCCACACCTTGATACACGTTATATTGATAACAAAAAGACGCTGTTGTTTGGTCCGTTTGCCGGTTTTTCGCCTAAGTTCTTAAAAACAGGTTCAAACTTGGATTTAATCAGTTCTGTAAAGCCGAATAATATTTTAACAATGCTAGCAGCAGGCGTCAAAGAAATGGCGTTAACGAAATACTTAATTCAGCAAGTGCTGTTATCAAATGAAAAACGTGTGGAAGAACTGCGTGAGTTTATCCCGAACGCTAAAAGCGAAGACTGGGATATCGTCGTAGCGGGGCAACGTGTGCAAGTAATCAAAGACACGGAAGCCGGCGGAAAAGGAACGCTTCAGTTTGGTACCGAAGTCGTAAGTGCCGCTGATGGTTCTGTTGCTGCACTTCTTGGAGCTTCTCCGGGTGCGTCAACAGCTGTTCACGTTATGCTTGAAGTATTGGAAAAATGCTTCCCGCAAAACATGAACAAATGGGAGCCAAAAATAAAAGAAATGATTCCTTCCTATGGAATGTCACTAGTTGATCACCCAGACTTCTTTAACGAAATCCATGCTTCTACATCACAGACGCTTGGTTTGATTAAAAAAGAGTCCGTTTATAGCTGA
- a CDS encoding DUF6434 domain-containing protein, translating to MRPELTKDLPINDFTDFYWLKTELQQFCRENNMSPSGSKMELSKRIEVFLTTGDTQHSKAPSKRRSSSKTQAPLTLDTVITENHRCSQEVRAFFKEAIHPTFHFSTYIQNYFKENTGKTYRDVVEAWYEEEERKKQPFYQKEIAPQFEYNRFIRDFFNDPKNKGKSRDDAIAAWKHLKLQPGSNQYRS from the coding sequence ATGAGACCTGAACTTACAAAAGACTTACCTATCAACGACTTTACGGACTTTTACTGGCTAAAAACCGAGCTGCAGCAATTTTGCCGAGAAAACAACATGAGCCCGTCCGGATCTAAAATGGAACTGTCAAAAAGAATTGAAGTGTTTCTAACAACCGGTGACACTCAACACTCAAAAGCACCTTCTAAAAGACGCTCTTCCTCTAAAACGCAAGCTCCGCTAACATTAGATACCGTCATTACGGAAAATCACCGCTGCAGTCAAGAAGTACGGGCATTTTTTAAAGAAGCCATTCATCCTACGTTTCATTTCTCAACATATATTCAAAACTATTTTAAAGAAAATACAGGGAAAACCTATCGAGACGTGGTAGAGGCTTGGTATGAGGAAGAAGAGCGAAAAAAGCAGCCTTTCTATCAAAAAGAAATTGCGCCTCAGTTTGAGTACAACCGCTTTATCCGCGACTTTTTTAATGATCCGAAAAATAAAGGAAAAAGCCGTGATGATGCGATTGCGGCGTGGAAACACTTAAAACTTCAGCCTGGAAGTAATCAATACCGCTCTTAA
- a CDS encoding ADP-ribosylglycohydrolase family protein, translating into MMLHNKVLSTILGGAVGDALGVPVEFKKRDSFRITTMTGYGTYNQPEGTWSDDTSLTMCLINNLIEKQDEYDLMQKFANYWSDGYWTPYGEMFDIGIATSEAIRRYKGGLPKEEWGGSAEYDNGNGALMRIAPLAFTLCQEPSFTKRKEEIERIAHVTHRHVRSTLGCIIYVELLIRLLHGDQPLEAYEKAINLCQKQLTGTEYEHEFSAYERVLNLSLPQAARNEIQSTGYVVSSLEASLWSFLQSDDYEEAVLTAVNLGEDTDTIGFITGTLAGMYYQLDGIPEEWICKLAKKEELIGTCKRFADVCV; encoded by the coding sequence ATAATGCTACATAACAAAGTACTTTCTACGATTCTAGGAGGAGCTGTGGGAGACGCTTTAGGTGTTCCGGTTGAGTTTAAAAAGCGCGATTCATTTCGGATCACGACTATGACCGGATACGGTACATACAATCAACCTGAAGGAACATGGTCAGATGATACGTCTTTAACAATGTGCTTGATTAATAATCTAATAGAAAAACAAGATGAATATGATTTAATGCAAAAGTTTGCGAACTATTGGTCGGATGGCTACTGGACGCCATACGGAGAAATGTTTGATATTGGCATCGCAACAAGCGAAGCGATTCGCCGCTATAAAGGCGGGCTTCCTAAAGAAGAGTGGGGAGGAAGCGCTGAGTACGACAACGGAAACGGAGCGCTTATGCGTATTGCCCCGCTTGCGTTTACACTATGTCAGGAACCTAGCTTTACAAAAAGAAAAGAAGAAATAGAAAGAATTGCTCACGTCACGCACCGCCACGTGCGTTCTACTCTTGGCTGTATTATATATGTGGAACTGCTCATTCGTCTTCTTCACGGAGATCAGCCCTTAGAAGCATATGAAAAAGCGATAAATCTCTGTCAAAAGCAGTTAACAGGGACGGAGTATGAACACGAATTTTCTGCGTATGAACGAGTATTAAACCTAAGCTTGCCACAAGCAGCGAGAAATGAAATTCAATCAACAGGATACGTCGTCAGCTCGCTAGAAGCATCGCTTTGGTCTTTTCTTCAAAGCGACGATTACGAAGAAGCTGTACTTACTGCTGTAAATTTAGGAGAAGACACAGACACAATAGGCTTCATTACAGGTACTCTAGCAGGAATGTATTATCAACTGGATGGTATTCCCGAAGAGTGGATTTGTAAGCTTGCTAAAAAAGAAGAGTTGATAGGAACTTGTAAGAGATTTGCAGATGTGTGTGTATGA
- a CDS encoding PTS sugar transporter subunit IIB, producing MNILLCCAAGMSTSLLVTKMEKSAKEKETACKIWAVPGDAVRNHIDDADILLLGPQVRYLLPQMKKLGEEKGIPVEVINPVHYGMCNGEEVLKSAEQLVSK from the coding sequence ATGAATATTTTACTATGCTGCGCAGCAGGGATGTCTACAAGTTTGTTAGTAACTAAAATGGAAAAAAGCGCAAAAGAAAAAGAGACGGCGTGCAAAATTTGGGCAGTACCAGGAGACGCGGTTAGAAATCATATTGATGATGCAGACATTTTGCTTTTAGGTCCACAAGTGCGCTACTTACTTCCTCAAATGAAAAAGCTAGGAGAGGAAAAAGGAATTCCAGTAGAGGTTATTAATCCGGTTCATTACGGAATGTGTAACGGAGAAGAAGTG